One Streptomyces mobaraensis NBRC 13819 = DSM 40847 DNA segment encodes these proteins:
- a CDS encoding TetR/AcrR family transcriptional regulator yields the protein MSGRKAPEPAELPLRERKKLRTRQRISDVATRLFFERGFEEVTVAEVAAAAEVSAMTVFNHFPRKEDLFLDRIPQGIDLSVAAVRDRAPGETPVAALRGLALRLLDEGHPLSAVGHLPFWRIVYGSPALRARLREGMDELEAALTAAIASHPGPAPADPQPRMTAALAVAAYRGACATSLRRLFAGEPTGTVLPAHRALLERTFGELERVLPLGG from the coding sequence ATGAGTGGACGGAAGGCACCGGAACCGGCGGAGCTGCCGCTCCGGGAGCGCAAGAAACTGCGGACGCGGCAGCGGATCTCGGACGTGGCCACGCGGCTGTTCTTCGAGCGGGGCTTCGAGGAGGTGACGGTGGCGGAGGTGGCCGCGGCGGCGGAGGTCTCCGCCATGACCGTCTTCAACCACTTCCCGCGCAAGGAGGACCTGTTCCTCGACCGCATCCCCCAGGGCATCGACCTGAGCGTCGCGGCCGTCCGCGACCGCGCCCCCGGGGAGACACCGGTCGCGGCGCTCCGCGGCCTCGCGCTGCGGCTCCTCGACGAGGGGCATCCGCTGTCGGCGGTCGGGCACCTGCCGTTCTGGCGGATCGTGTACGGGTCGCCCGCGCTGCGGGCCCGCCTGCGCGAGGGGATGGACGAGCTGGAGGCCGCGCTCACGGCGGCGATCGCGTCCCACCCCGGCCCGGCCCCCGCCGACCCCCAGCCCCGGATGACCGCGGCCCTCGCCGTCGCCGCTTACCGGGGCGCCTGCGCGACGTCGCTGCGGCGGCTGTTCGCAGGGGAGCCGACGGGCACGGTGCTGCCCGCCCACCGGGCGCTGCTGGAGCGGACTTTCGGGGAACTGGAACGGGTGCTGCCGCTCGGGGGGTAG
- a CDS encoding PLP-dependent aminotransferase family protein, protein MHERSSVSELAGLLRQEVNRYSPGEKLPSSRTLIDRFRVSPVTVSRALAVLAAEGLVVTRPGAGAFRAETRTAADRVPLGDTSWQQVALSAEPGDRTVPRSVEAARVCATFTPTPSGTIDLAGGYLHASLQPERALAAALGRAGRRPGAWGRPPVEGVDALRAWFARAIGGPDGTVAASDVLITAGGQSALTTALRALAPPGAPVLVESPTYPGVLAAAYASGLRPVPVPLDADGVRTDLLADAFRATGARVFFCQPLYQNPTGAVLSAERRREVLRFARAAGAFVVEDDFARSLAHADAPPQPPTLASEDPDGVVVHVTSLTKFVSPSLRVGALAARGPVVERLRAVQLIDSFFVPRPLQEAALELVGSPAWARHARTVAAELRTRRQAFLAAVRRELPSVAVDHVPPGGFHLWLRLPDGTEEAAFVAAALRAGVAVAPGRLYYAAEPPAPHVRVCVAAVAGEAELVEGVRRLGEALALPRWD, encoded by the coding sequence ATGCACGAGCGTAGCAGCGTCTCCGAACTGGCCGGACTCCTGCGACAGGAGGTCAACCGCTACTCGCCGGGTGAGAAGCTGCCGTCCAGCCGGACCCTGATCGACCGGTTCCGGGTCAGCCCCGTCACCGTCTCCCGGGCCCTCGCCGTCCTCGCGGCGGAAGGGCTGGTGGTCACCCGGCCGGGGGCGGGCGCGTTCCGCGCCGAGACGCGGACGGCCGCCGACCGGGTGCCGCTGGGGGACACCTCCTGGCAGCAGGTGGCGCTGAGCGCCGAACCGGGCGACCGCACGGTGCCGCGTTCCGTCGAGGCGGCCCGCGTCTGCGCGACGTTCACCCCCACGCCGTCCGGGACCATCGACCTCGCCGGCGGCTATCTGCACGCCTCGCTGCAACCCGAACGCGCCCTCGCCGCGGCCCTCGGCCGGGCGGGCCGCCGCCCCGGCGCCTGGGGCCGGCCCCCGGTCGAGGGCGTCGACGCGCTCCGCGCCTGGTTCGCGCGGGCGATCGGCGGGCCGGACGGCACGGTCGCCGCCTCCGACGTCCTGATCACCGCCGGCGGCCAGAGCGCGCTCACCACCGCGCTGCGCGCCCTGGCGCCCCCGGGCGCTCCCGTGCTCGTCGAGTCGCCCACGTACCCCGGCGTACTCGCCGCCGCGTACGCCTCCGGGCTGCGCCCCGTGCCCGTCCCGCTGGACGCCGACGGGGTCCGCACCGACCTGCTGGCCGACGCGTTCCGGGCCACCGGGGCCCGGGTCTTCTTCTGCCAGCCGCTCTACCAGAACCCGACCGGCGCCGTCCTCTCCGCCGAGCGTCGCCGCGAGGTCCTGCGCTTCGCCCGGGCCGCCGGGGCGTTCGTCGTCGAGGACGACTTCGCCCGGAGCCTCGCCCACGCGGACGCGCCCCCGCAGCCGCCCACCCTGGCGTCCGAGGATCCGGACGGCGTCGTGGTGCACGTGACGTCGCTGACGAAGTTCGTCTCGCCCAGCCTGCGGGTCGGCGCGCTCGCGGCCCGGGGGCCGGTGGTCGAGCGGTTGCGCGCGGTCCAGCTCATCGACAGCTTCTTCGTGCCCCGGCCGCTCCAGGAGGCGGCCCTGGAACTGGTGGGATCGCCCGCCTGGGCGCGGCACGCGCGGACCGTCGCCGCCGAACTCCGCACCCGGCGCCAGGCGTTCCTCGCGGCGGTACGTCGGGAACTGCCCTCCGTGGCGGTCGACCACGTGCCGCCGGGCGGCTTCCACCTGTGGCTGCGCCTGCCCGACGGCACGGAGGAGGCCGCTTTCGTCGCGGCGGCACTGCGCGCGGGGGTCGCCGTCGCACCCGGCCGCCTGTACTACGCGGCCGAGCCGCCGGCACCGCACGTCCGGGTCTGCGTGGCGGCTGTGGCGGGGGAGGCGGAACTGGTGGAGGGGGTGCGGCGGTTGGGGGAGGCCCTGGCCCTTCCCCGGTGGGACTGA
- a CDS encoding DMT family transporter has translation MTAQDSATRPMSIAVNGSPAAGGTLLALLAVGMFSLTFPATVWALDGLGPWSVVTCRAVLAALLAGGFLLAGRVPPPERRHWGGLCAVAAGCVVGFPLLTTLALESSTTSHAAVVVGLLPVTTAVYATLRTGARHSRAFWVAAVAGAVVVIAFALHQSGGRPGTGDLYLFAALLVCASGYAEGGRLARELPGWQVIAWALVLCLPAGAAGAAAALALEPVHVTAKATAGLGWLAFSQFVSMWLWYRAMAATGVARAGQLQLLQPLLTLVWAVALLGERLSAAAPVAAVAVLLCIAVTQRS, from the coding sequence ATGACAGCACAAGATAGCGCTACTCGCCCGATGTCGATAGCGGTCAACGGCAGCCCGGCAGCGGGTGGCACGCTCCTCGCCCTGCTCGCCGTGGGCATGTTCTCGCTGACCTTCCCGGCGACGGTCTGGGCCCTGGACGGGCTCGGCCCCTGGTCGGTGGTCACCTGCCGCGCCGTCCTCGCCGCCCTGCTCGCGGGCGGCTTCCTGCTCGCCGGCCGGGTGCCGCCACCGGAGCGCCGGCACTGGGGCGGGCTGTGCGCGGTGGCGGCCGGCTGCGTCGTCGGCTTCCCCCTGCTGACCACGCTGGCCCTGGAGTCGTCGACGACCTCGCACGCGGCGGTGGTCGTGGGCCTGCTGCCGGTGACCACCGCCGTCTACGCCACCCTGCGCACCGGGGCCCGGCACTCCCGCGCCTTCTGGGTCGCGGCCGTGGCCGGGGCCGTGGTGGTCATCGCGTTCGCCCTCCACCAGAGCGGCGGCCGGCCGGGCACCGGCGACCTGTACCTGTTCGCCGCGCTGCTGGTGTGCGCCTCCGGCTACGCCGAGGGCGGCCGGCTGGCCAGGGAACTGCCCGGCTGGCAGGTCATCGCCTGGGCCCTCGTCCTCTGCCTGCCCGCCGGCGCCGCCGGGGCGGCGGCCGCGCTGGCCCTGGAACCCGTCCACGTCACGGCGAAGGCGACGGCCGGCCTCGGCTGGCTGGCGTTCTCCCAGTTCGTGAGCATGTGGCTCTGGTACCGCGCGATGGCGGCGACCGGCGTGGCCCGCGCGGGCCAGCTTCAGCTTTTGCAGCCGCTGCTCACTTTGGTGTGGGCGGTGGCGCTGCTCGGCGAGCGGCTTTCGGCTGCGGCGCCGGTTGCGGCTGTCGCGGTGCTTTTGTGTATCGCGGTGACGCAGCGGTCGTGA
- a CDS encoding DUF1918 domain-containing protein, producing the protein MHASKGDHLVVHGRVVGKQDHVVEIVEVLGPNGTPPYRVRSENGHETIMSPGPDSVVDHRKATGER; encoded by the coding sequence ATGCATGCGAGCAAGGGCGACCACCTGGTCGTACACGGCAGGGTCGTCGGAAAGCAGGACCACGTCGTGGAGATCGTCGAGGTCCTCGGGCCCAACGGCACACCCCCGTATCGGGTCCGCTCCGAGAACGGCCACGAGACCATCATGTCGCCGGGCCCCGACTCGGTGGTGGACCACCGCAAGGCGACGGGCGAGCGGTAG
- a CDS encoding glycoside hydrolase family 10 protein, protein MTRRRFTAVGAGAVTALGLFPGAGRAADAGTPTEFRGVWAATVANIDWPSRPGLGRDRQREELLALLDSAVKRRLNVVLLQIRPTADAFWPSRYEPWSEFLTGTQGKDPGWDPLDFAVREAHRRSLQLHGWFNPYRIANHTDPGRLVPSHPARKHPGWAVPYGGKLYYNPGLPDVRRFVQDAMLDAVFRYDLDGVHFDDYFYPYPVAGQEFDDAAAYRRYGGKFSDRGAWRRDNIDRLVRETGERIKRRKKHVRFGVSPFAVWRNKATDSRGSDTRAGVQTYDDLYADTRKWVREGWIDYIVPQVYWHIGNAAADYATLVPWWARTVRGTRVGLYIGEALYRQGDPSQPAPWQDPAELSRHLTLCRRHREVGGNVYFSARQVRDDPIGAMARVVGDHYPRRARPPR, encoded by the coding sequence ATGACGCGAAGACGGTTCACGGCGGTCGGGGCGGGGGCGGTGACGGCCCTGGGCCTGTTCCCGGGCGCGGGACGGGCGGCGGACGCCGGGACTCCCACGGAGTTCCGGGGCGTATGGGCCGCCACCGTCGCCAACATCGACTGGCCGTCCCGCCCGGGGCTCGGCCGGGACCGGCAGCGCGAGGAACTCCTCGCCCTCCTGGACTCCGCCGTGAAGCGGCGGCTCAACGTCGTCCTCCTCCAGATCCGGCCGACCGCCGACGCGTTCTGGCCGTCGCGGTACGAACCGTGGTCCGAGTTCCTGACCGGCACGCAGGGGAAGGACCCGGGCTGGGACCCGCTGGACTTCGCCGTCCGCGAGGCGCACCGGCGGAGCCTGCAACTGCACGGCTGGTTCAACCCGTACCGCATCGCCAACCACACCGACCCCGGGCGGCTCGTGCCGTCCCACCCGGCGCGGAAGCACCCGGGCTGGGCGGTGCCCTACGGCGGGAAGCTCTACTACAACCCTGGCCTGCCCGACGTCCGGCGGTTCGTCCAGGACGCCATGCTCGACGCGGTGTTCCGCTACGACCTCGACGGGGTGCACTTCGACGACTACTTCTACCCGTACCCGGTGGCGGGGCAGGAGTTCGACGACGCGGCGGCCTACCGGCGGTACGGCGGGAAGTTCTCCGACCGGGGCGCCTGGCGGCGGGACAACATCGACCGGCTGGTGCGCGAGACGGGCGAGCGCATCAAGCGGCGCAAGAAACACGTGCGGTTCGGGGTGAGCCCGTTCGCCGTGTGGCGCAATAAGGCGACGGACTCCCGGGGTTCGGACACCCGGGCCGGCGTGCAGACGTACGACGACCTGTACGCGGACACCCGGAAGTGGGTGCGCGAGGGATGGATCGACTACATCGTCCCCCAGGTCTACTGGCACATCGGCAACGCCGCGGCCGACTACGCGACGCTCGTACCGTGGTGGGCCCGGACCGTGCGCGGCACCCGCGTCGGCCTGTACATCGGCGAGGCGCTCTACCGGCAGGGCGACCCGTCACAGCCCGCCCCCTGGCAGGACCCGGCCGAACTCTCCCGCCACCTCACGCTTTGCCGGCGCCATCGCGAGGTGGGCGGGAACGTCTACTTCTCCGCCCGGCAGGTGCGCGACGACCCGATCGGGGCGATGGCGCGCGTGGTCGGGGACCACTACCCCCGCCGCGCGCGCCCGCCGCGCTGA
- a CDS encoding 3-hydroxybutyryl-CoA dehydrogenase translates to MSDIERVGVVGCGQMGAGIAEVCARAGLDVKVAETTGEALEIGRTRLTNSLGKAAERGKITEAERDAALERLSFTTDLGEFADRDLVIEAVVENEQVKTEIFQVLDQVVTRPDAILASNTSSIPLVKLAVATSRPDQVIGIHFFNPAPVQKLVEIIPALTTSDETVKRAEALVAGVLDKHPIRAQDRSGFIVNALLIPYLLSAIRMFESGIASREDIDNGMEMGCAHPMGPLKLSDLIGLDTVASVADSMYAEYKEPLYAAPPLLQRMVDAGRLGRKSGAGFYTYG, encoded by the coding sequence TTGAGCGACATCGAACGCGTGGGAGTGGTCGGCTGCGGCCAGATGGGCGCGGGCATCGCGGAGGTGTGTGCCCGGGCGGGCCTGGACGTCAAGGTCGCCGAGACCACGGGCGAGGCCCTGGAGATCGGCCGCACCCGGCTGACCAACTCCCTCGGCAAGGCCGCCGAACGCGGCAAGATCACCGAGGCGGAGCGGGACGCCGCCCTGGAGCGGCTGAGCTTCACCACCGACCTCGGCGAGTTCGCCGACCGCGACCTGGTCATCGAGGCCGTCGTGGAGAACGAGCAGGTCAAGACCGAGATCTTCCAGGTACTCGACCAGGTCGTCACCCGCCCGGACGCCATCCTCGCGTCCAACACCTCGTCCATCCCGCTGGTCAAGCTCGCGGTCGCCACCTCGCGCCCCGACCAGGTCATCGGCATCCACTTCTTCAACCCGGCCCCGGTGCAGAAGCTGGTCGAGATCATCCCGGCGCTCACCACCTCCGACGAGACCGTCAAGCGCGCCGAGGCGCTGGTGGCCGGCGTCCTGGACAAGCACCCCATCCGCGCGCAGGACCGCTCCGGCTTCATCGTCAACGCGCTGCTCATCCCGTACCTGCTGTCGGCCATCCGGATGTTCGAGTCCGGCATCGCCAGCCGCGAGGACATCGACAACGGCATGGAAATGGGCTGCGCCCACCCCATGGGCCCCCTCAAGCTCTCCGACCTCATCGGCCTGGACACCGTCGCCTCGGTCGCGGACAGCATGTACGCCGAGTACAAGGAGCCGCTGTACGCCGCTCCCCCGCTGCTCCAGCGGATGGTGGACGCGGGCCGGCTCGGCCGGAAGTCCGGCGCGGGCTTCTACACCTACGGCTGA
- a CDS encoding IPT/TIG domain-containing protein, with product MLTRRPVTISSVEPSEGREGTLVTIRGTGFAPHVRNNCVVIGGMGACARPEPGSTDTELKVRIGPVARAAEGDLLMWPGTGTDVHTERIAFGGTTLTFSEVAVFRNGAPVASAGVGFRLTDPSPRTYAGFVGRSPTRVDLGGLEGGPALCVRFPHGSGAASVPEWSSVDICLVLKEPTLAIDFSAEFSGDRNPANCLGAVAKAVTANAALVGERVYADVVDGGDAGECELYVTKPYLTNGMLVLRFGAAAS from the coding sequence ATGCTGACGCGCCGGCCCGTCACCATCTCATCGGTCGAACCCTCCGAAGGCCGCGAGGGAACCCTCGTGACCATCCGGGGCACGGGTTTCGCCCCGCACGTGCGCAACAACTGTGTCGTGATCGGGGGCATGGGCGCCTGCGCCCGGCCCGAACCGGGCTCCACGGACACCGAGTTGAAGGTCAGGATCGGCCCGGTGGCCCGGGCGGCCGAGGGCGACCTGCTCATGTGGCCGGGCACGGGCACCGACGTCCACACCGAGCGCATCGCCTTCGGGGGGACGACACTGACGTTCTCCGAGGTCGCGGTGTTCCGCAACGGCGCTCCGGTCGCCTCGGCGGGCGTCGGCTTCCGGCTGACGGATCCCTCGCCGCGGACCTACGCCGGGTTCGTCGGCCGGTCCCCGACCCGGGTGGACCTCGGCGGCCTGGAGGGCGGGCCGGCGCTGTGCGTCCGTTTCCCGCACGGTTCCGGGGCCGCGTCCGTTCCCGAGTGGTCCTCGGTGGACATCTGCCTGGTGCTGAAGGAACCGACGCTCGCCATCGACTTCTCCGCCGAGTTCTCCGGCGACCGAAACCCGGCGAACTGCCTGGGCGCCGTGGCCAAGGCCGTCACCGCCAACGCCGCGCTGGTCGGGGAGCGGGTGTACGCGGACGTCGTCGACGGCGGGGATGCCGGGGAGTGCGAGCTGTACGTCACCAAGCCGTACCTGACGAACGGGATGCTCGTGCTCCGCTTCGGTGCCGCCGCGAGCTGA
- a CDS encoding LysE family translocator, translating into MAVGSMTAFLTVSVLLLLVPGADWAYAIAAGLRDRSVIPAVGGLMLGYVALTVVVVAGVAAVVAGTPSLLTALTVLGAGYLLWLGVATLRRPSVPGAAAEAPAGLGPARVLLQGAGTSGLNPKGLLLYVSLLPQFVDRHGTWPVALQTGTLGVLHVAACGVVYFGVGTLARRVLRARPSVARTVSRLSGVAMVGIGAFLLVERLVAA; encoded by the coding sequence ATGGCCGTCGGCTCCATGACCGCCTTTCTCACCGTCTCCGTCCTGCTCCTCCTCGTCCCCGGCGCCGACTGGGCCTACGCGATAGCCGCCGGGCTGCGCGACCGCTCGGTCATACCGGCGGTCGGCGGTCTGATGCTCGGCTACGTCGCACTCACGGTGGTCGTGGTGGCCGGCGTCGCCGCGGTGGTCGCCGGGACGCCGAGCCTGCTGACCGCGCTCACCGTGCTCGGCGCGGGCTACCTCCTCTGGCTGGGGGTGGCGACGCTGCGCCGGCCGTCCGTGCCCGGCGCGGCGGCGGAGGCACCGGCCGGGCTCGGGCCGGCCCGCGTCCTGCTCCAGGGCGCCGGCACCAGCGGCCTCAACCCCAAGGGGCTGCTGCTCTACGTCTCGCTGCTGCCGCAGTTCGTCGACCGGCACGGGACGTGGCCGGTGGCGCTCCAGACCGGAACGCTCGGCGTGCTGCACGTGGCGGCCTGCGGCGTGGTCTACTTCGGCGTCGGGACACTGGCCCGCCGGGTACTGCGGGCCCGGCCGTCCGTGGCCCGCACGGTGAGCCGGCTGTCGGGCGTGGCGATGGTGGGCATCGGAGCGTTCCTGCTGGTGGAGCGGCTGGTGGCCGCCTGA
- a CDS encoding Lrp/AsnC family transcriptional regulator — MDSLDRKILAELQQDGRLTVTELAARVRLSVSPCHRRLRELERSGAIRGYRAVVDPRALGLAFEALVFITMHQEDRETVSDFERAVAAVPQVVRAERLFGDPDYMLRVVTADLDAYQRLYDEHLATLPGVLRLDSTLVMKRVVEERPLPER, encoded by the coding sequence ATGGACAGCCTCGATCGGAAAATCCTTGCCGAGCTCCAGCAGGACGGCCGCCTCACCGTCACGGAACTGGCCGCCCGGGTGCGGCTCAGCGTCTCCCCCTGCCACCGCCGGCTGCGCGAGCTGGAGCGCTCGGGGGCGATACGCGGCTACCGGGCCGTGGTGGACCCGCGCGCCCTCGGGCTGGCCTTCGAGGCCCTGGTGTTCATCACCATGCACCAGGAGGACCGCGAGACGGTCAGCGACTTCGAACGGGCCGTCGCCGCCGTTCCGCAGGTGGTGCGGGCGGAGCGGCTGTTCGGCGACCCGGACTACATGCTGCGCGTGGTCACCGCCGACCTCGACGCCTACCAGCGGCTCTACGACGAGCACCTGGCCACGCTGCCGGGTGTGCTGCGGCTGGACTCCACCCTGGTGATGAAACGCGTGGTCGAGGAACGCCCGCTCCCTGAGCGCTAG
- a CDS encoding NUDIX hydrolase gives MRWKNLAERNVYENRWFRVNLADVELPDGRHLDHFLIRMRPVAVATVVNEANEVLLLWRHRFITDTWGWELAAGVVEDGEDVARAAAREMEEETGWRPGPLRHLMTVEPSNGLTDARHHVYWTDEAEYIGEPEDGFESDRREWVPLKLVPDLIARGEVPAANMAAALLLLHHTRLG, from the coding sequence GTGCGTTGGAAGAATCTCGCGGAGCGGAACGTCTATGAGAACCGCTGGTTCCGGGTCAATCTCGCGGACGTCGAACTCCCCGACGGCCGGCACCTCGACCACTTCCTCATCCGGATGCGGCCCGTGGCCGTCGCCACGGTGGTCAACGAGGCCAACGAGGTCCTGCTGCTCTGGCGGCACCGGTTCATCACCGACACCTGGGGCTGGGAGCTGGCCGCCGGGGTCGTCGAGGACGGCGAGGATGTCGCCCGGGCCGCGGCCCGGGAGATGGAGGAGGAGACCGGCTGGCGTCCCGGCCCGCTGCGGCACCTGATGACCGTCGAGCCGTCCAACGGCCTCACCGACGCCCGGCATCACGTCTACTGGACGGACGAGGCCGAGTACATCGGTGAACCGGAGGACGGCTTCGAGTCGGACCGCCGCGAGTGGGTCCCGCTCAAGCTGGTGCCGGACCTGATCGCCCGGGGTGAGGTGCCGGCCGCCAACATGGCCGCCGCCCTGCTCCTGCTGCACCACACGCGCCTCGGCTGA
- a CDS encoding tetratricopeptide repeat protein has protein sequence MEPNTLLDAILDEAGMSHAGLAAHVNAAGRARGLALRYEHTAVARWLKGQRPRGQVPDLICEVLGERLHRPLTLDDIGLGTPGAPRVPGTPLSGFVERATALWRSDEQQREHVVTAPAVTGTHAVMPVWEWENPPDDADVSRRGLTRVSMDDIAMLRAARTHYEQMYRKAGGIATRARIVGFLNAETAPLLRGSYSDATGRHLHRATGGLVAVAGICAYDSDAHGLAQRYFHQALRLAKASGDRGLGAYVIALLVNQSLFLGEYRQAVAFAESALRSGGPHLTPALTADLYAMQAKAYARLGDGAGALGCIRRAESAAERIHRGQEPAETGYVQPGLVNVQVAEALLSLGDLRPAREHADRAVDTPAHDRGRVHRLAMLTHIELRQGDADKAVATAQEMTEQARGMESQRLRDRLRAVREHLVESGCAATAEAAEMIEGALRVPL, from the coding sequence ATGGAGCCCAACACTCTGCTCGACGCCATACTCGACGAGGCGGGGATGTCCCACGCCGGCCTGGCCGCCCACGTCAACGCGGCGGGCCGGGCCCGGGGTCTGGCGTTGCGTTACGAACACACCGCCGTGGCCCGCTGGTTGAAGGGCCAGCGGCCGCGCGGGCAGGTGCCCGACCTCATCTGCGAGGTGCTGGGCGAGCGGCTGCACCGGCCGCTGACCCTCGACGACATCGGCCTGGGCACCCCCGGCGCCCCCCGGGTCCCCGGCACCCCGCTGTCCGGCTTCGTCGAGCGGGCCACCGCCCTGTGGCGCTCCGACGAACAGCAGCGCGAGCACGTCGTCACCGCCCCCGCCGTCACCGGCACCCACGCCGTCATGCCCGTCTGGGAGTGGGAGAACCCGCCCGACGACGCCGACGTCTCCCGGCGCGGCCTCACCCGCGTCTCCATGGACGACATCGCCATGCTGCGCGCCGCCCGCACGCACTACGAGCAGATGTACCGCAAGGCCGGCGGGATCGCGACCCGCGCCCGGATCGTCGGCTTCCTCAACGCCGAGACCGCCCCGCTGCTGCGCGGCAGCTACTCCGACGCCACCGGCCGCCACCTCCACCGCGCCACCGGCGGGCTGGTCGCCGTCGCCGGCATCTGCGCCTACGACTCCGACGCGCACGGCCTCGCCCAGCGCTACTTCCACCAGGCGCTGCGGCTGGCGAAGGCCAGCGGGGACCGGGGGCTCGGCGCCTACGTCATAGCCCTGCTGGTCAACCAGTCGCTGTTCCTGGGGGAGTACCGGCAGGCCGTCGCCTTCGCCGAGTCCGCGCTGCGCTCCGGCGGCCCGCACCTGACCCCCGCCCTGACCGCCGACCTCTACGCCATGCAGGCCAAGGCGTACGCGCGGCTCGGCGACGGCGCCGGGGCGCTGGGCTGCATCCGCCGCGCCGAGTCGGCCGCCGAGCGCATCCACCGGGGCCAGGAGCCCGCCGAGACCGGCTACGTCCAGCCGGGACTGGTCAACGTCCAGGTGGCCGAGGCCCTGCTCAGCCTCGGTGATCTCCGACCCGCCCGTGAGCACGCCGACCGGGCCGTCGACACCCCCGCCCACGACCGGGGCCGTGTCCACCGGCTCGCCATGCTCACGCACATCGAACTGCGTCAGGGAGACGCGGACAAGGCGGTGGCCACCGCTCAGGAGATGACCGAGCAGGCGAGGGGCATGGAATCGCAGCGCTTACGGGACCGGCTCCGGGCGGTGCGCGAGCACCTGGTCGAAAGCGGGTGCGCGGCCACCGCCGAGGCCGCCGAAATGATCGAAGGGGCGCTGCGGGTGCCCTTGTGA
- a CDS encoding PP2C family protein-serine/threonine phosphatase, translating into MIRTKAAARCRRGAVLALPGLWVAGVVVWELLSPLGVHFVQLLAAAPAIACAGSGRRQCVLLGGGCALFALVPLGSAGRADPAMRLGTCCAVLAVVAAAWLTSHRRLRLTRELERLREIAATAQHAVLRPLPPRLDGLTLAGGHRSASEGALLGGDLYEALATRHGVRLVIGDVRGHGLPALGTVAALLGSFREAAHDEDGLPGVLRRMERAFHRHLGDRASGQSPPSGEDFATVLVLQVGPENEVTALNCGHPWPHRLTGGDHRPPAGVRAEVLSAGEPLPPLGMFPLPAEPPVRRLTRLLPGETLVLHTDGVEDARDAAGRFFPLTRALAEAAASAPVVPAAVVDRVRAAVLRHTGGVLTDDFALLALRNDRAPDRTPRGPLVGSCPHG; encoded by the coding sequence ATGATCCGTACCAAGGCGGCGGCGCGCTGCCGACGGGGTGCGGTGCTCGCGCTGCCCGGCCTCTGGGTCGCCGGAGTGGTGGTCTGGGAGCTGCTCAGCCCGCTCGGCGTGCACTTCGTCCAACTGCTCGCCGCCGCCCCCGCCATCGCCTGCGCCGGCAGCGGGCGCCGCCAGTGCGTGCTGCTCGGCGGCGGCTGCGCGCTGTTCGCCCTCGTCCCGCTGGGATCGGCGGGCCGCGCCGATCCGGCCATGCGGCTGGGCACCTGCTGCGCCGTCCTCGCCGTCGTCGCCGCGGCCTGGCTCACCAGCCACCGCCGACTGCGGCTGACCCGCGAGCTCGAACGGCTCCGGGAGATCGCCGCCACCGCCCAGCACGCCGTGCTGCGCCCACTGCCGCCCCGCCTCGACGGGCTCACCCTGGCCGGCGGCCACCGCTCCGCCAGCGAGGGCGCCCTCCTCGGCGGCGACCTCTACGAGGCGCTGGCCACCCGGCACGGCGTCCGGCTGGTCATCGGGGACGTCCGCGGCCACGGCCTGCCCGCCCTCGGCACGGTCGCCGCCCTGCTCGGCAGCTTCCGCGAGGCCGCCCACGACGAGGACGGCCTCCCCGGCGTGCTGCGCCGCATGGAGCGCGCCTTCCACCGCCACCTCGGCGACCGCGCGTCCGGCCAGTCGCCGCCGTCCGGCGAGGATTTCGCGACCGTCCTCGTCCTCCAGGTCGGGCCGGAGAACGAGGTCACGGCCCTCAACTGCGGCCACCCCTGGCCGCACCGGCTGACCGGCGGCGACCACCGCCCGCCCGCCGGCGTCCGCGCCGAGGTCCTCTCCGCCGGCGAACCGCTGCCCCCACTGGGCATGTTCCCGCTCCCCGCCGAGCCGCCCGTCCGCCGCCTCACCCGGCTGCTGCCCGGTGAGACCCTGGTGCTGCACACCGACGGCGTCGAGGACGCCCGGGACGCGGCCGGCCGCTTCTTCCCGCTCACCCGCGCCCTCGCCGAGGCCGCCGCGAGCGCGCCCGTCGTCCCCGCCGCCGTCGTCGACCGCGTCCGTGCGGCCGTCCTCCGGCACACCGGCGGCGTCCTCACCGACGACTTCGCCCTGCTCGCCCTGCGCAACGACCGCGCCCCGGACCGCACCCCGCGCGGACCGCTGGTCGGCAGCTGCCCGCACGGCTGA